One window of Myxococcus xanthus genomic DNA carries:
- a CDS encoding GMC oxidoreductase, giving the protein MGTSRTMFDVVVVGGGACGGWTAKQLTEAGLRVLVLEAGRGMGADRMLWMLHRMRQSLGYLAETDDQRKVRQSVQSTTFAWPFHPHAFVDDVDNPYTTPEDQPFTWIRARQVGGRTSVKAHGRQFYRLSDFNFKAGTQDGQGPDWPLTLADLAPHYETVERWMGIHGNADGLDILPDSVFAGSITMTPAEQRLKEQVERRWPERRVIVRRTAGAPVTMPAALKTGRLALRTNAVVDQVLYDAATGRATGVHYLDARSGKSYEAHARVVVLAAGAIESTRLLLNSRCSAFPDGLANTSGQLGRNLMDHTYMLGIEAKMNLPPEAQRQEHSWAYIPQFRNVATKEQDFARGYGVQVFTFGDNCHFVPFGEMVPRAENRVTLSPTVKDRWGIPAAHIECRHSANELKMAEDALAACKEMMEAAGFTVEKANATLSTPGMAIHEVGTARMGTDAKTSVLNPHNQSWDVPNLFINDGACFPSQGPQNPTLTMMAIAVRASAHIVKEFKAGRL; this is encoded by the coding sequence GTGGGCACATCCAGGACGATGTTCGACGTGGTGGTGGTGGGTGGTGGCGCTTGCGGCGGATGGACAGCCAAGCAGCTGACGGAAGCAGGCTTGCGTGTCCTGGTGCTCGAAGCGGGCCGAGGCATGGGCGCGGACCGGATGCTGTGGATGCTCCACCGCATGCGCCAATCCCTTGGCTACCTGGCGGAGACGGACGACCAGCGCAAGGTGCGCCAGTCGGTGCAGAGCACCACCTTCGCGTGGCCCTTCCACCCGCACGCCTTCGTCGACGACGTGGACAATCCCTACACCACGCCGGAGGACCAGCCCTTCACGTGGATTCGTGCGCGGCAGGTGGGCGGGCGCACGTCCGTGAAGGCACACGGGCGCCAGTTCTACCGGCTGTCTGACTTCAACTTCAAAGCAGGCACGCAGGATGGACAGGGACCGGACTGGCCGCTGACGCTGGCGGACCTGGCGCCGCACTACGAGACGGTGGAGCGGTGGATGGGCATCCACGGCAACGCGGATGGCCTGGACATTCTGCCGGACTCCGTCTTCGCGGGTTCCATCACCATGACGCCCGCGGAGCAGCGCCTGAAGGAACAGGTGGAGCGCCGCTGGCCGGAACGCCGCGTCATCGTCCGCCGCACCGCGGGAGCGCCCGTGACGATGCCCGCCGCGTTGAAGACGGGCCGGCTCGCGCTGCGCACGAACGCGGTGGTGGACCAGGTGCTGTACGACGCGGCGACAGGGCGTGCCACGGGGGTGCACTACCTCGACGCGAGGTCGGGCAAGTCCTACGAAGCCCACGCGCGGGTGGTGGTGCTGGCGGCGGGCGCGATTGAATCCACGCGGCTGCTGCTGAACTCGCGATGCAGCGCGTTCCCGGACGGATTGGCGAACACGTCGGGGCAGTTGGGCCGCAACCTGATGGACCACACGTACATGCTGGGCATCGAGGCGAAGATGAACCTGCCTCCCGAAGCCCAGCGGCAGGAGCATAGCTGGGCGTACATCCCCCAGTTCCGCAACGTGGCCACGAAGGAGCAGGACTTCGCGCGCGGCTACGGCGTGCAGGTCTTCACCTTTGGAGACAACTGCCACTTCGTGCCCTTCGGGGAGATGGTGCCGCGCGCGGAGAACCGCGTGACGCTCAGTCCGACGGTGAAGGACCGCTGGGGCATCCCCGCCGCGCACATCGAATGCCGACACTCCGCCAACGAGCTGAAGATGGCCGAGGACGCGCTGGCGGCTTGCAAGGAGATGATGGAAGCAGCCGGCTTCACCGTCGAGAAGGCCAACGCCACGTTGTCCACGCCGGGCATGGCCATCCACGAGGTGGGCACGGCGCGCATGGGCACGGACGCGAAGACGTCGGTGCTCAATCCCCACAACCAGAGCTGGGACGTGCCCAACCTCTTCATCAACGACGGTGCCTGCTTCCCGTCCCAGGGACCGCAGAACCCCACGCTGACGATGATGGCCATCGCCGTGCGCGCCAGTGCGCACATCGTGAAGGAGTTCAAGGCCGGGCGGCTGTGA